In the Paraburkholderia acidisoli genome, TTGCGAGCCACTTGCCCAGCACCACTTTCTGCTGATTACCGCCCGACAGGGTGCCCACGGGCGCATTGAGATCGCTCGCCTTCAAACGCAGACGCGTACCCCATTGGCCCGCGAGTTGCACCTCGCGCCCCGCCGAAATCAGGCCGAAACGCACGAGCCGTCCGAGCACCGTGAGCGACGCATTGCGCGCGATACTCAACTCGAGCGCCAGCCCTTGCTGCCGACGATCCTCGGGCACCAGCGCGAGACCGGCTTTCACCGCCGCTGCGGGGGCACCGAGCGAAAGCGGCTTGCCAGCGATCTGGATCTGTCCCGTGTCGATCGGGTCGATGCCGAAGATCGCGCGCGCCACCTCGCTGCGGCCCGCGCCCACCAGTCCCGCGAGCGCGACGATCTCGCCCGCCCGCACGTCGAACGAAATGTCCTTGAACACGCCACGCCGCGTGAGGCTGCGCACGCGCAACATGACTTCGCCGGGCGCGACCTCGGCTTTCGGATAGAACGTCGCGAGGTCGCGGCCCACCATCTTCGCGACGATATCCTGCGTTTTCAGCGTAGACGTGGGCGCGTCGAACACCTTCGCGCCGTCGCGCATGATTGTCACGTGCTGCGTGAGCGCGAACACCTCTTCGAGCCGGTGCGTGATGAACAGAATCGCCACGCCGCGATCGCGCAGCGTTCGTGCGATCGTGAAGAGCCGTTCGACTTCGGGCAACGACAGCGCCGCCGTGGGCTCGTCCATGATGAGCACGTTCGCATTGAGCGAGAGCGCCTTGGCGATTTCGATCACCTGCTGGTCCGCGATCGAGAGCCCGCGCACGAGTCGTTCGGGCTTCAGTTCGACGCCCAGCGATTCGAGCAACGCCGCAACCTCGCGATGCATCGTGTCGTACGCGATACGGCCCACGCGGTCGACGGGCTGACGCCCCATATAAATGTTCTCGGCGATCGAGAGATCGAAGAACAACGTGGGCTCCTGATAAATCACGGCGATGCCTGCGTCGCGCGCCTGCGCGGGCGTCGTGAACTGACGCTCCGCGCCGTCGACGAGCATGGCGCCGCCGTCGGGACGATGCACGCCCGCGAGTATCTTCACGAGCGTCGACTTGCCCGCACCGTTTTCACCGAGCAACGCGTGCACTTCGCCAGGCATCAACCTCAGGCTGCCGTCCACGAGCGCGCGCACGCGCCCGAACGACTTGCTCGCGTTACGCAGTTCGAGCCGGGGCGTACCCGCGGCTGCCGTTCTTCCTTCTGCTTCCACGCCTGTCTCCATCGTTATCGTTGCGCGCACAATCAAATGCGATAAATGCGCTCGGCGTTGCCGCGAAACAGCGCGGCACGTTCGCTTTCGCTCGCATCGCTCACGATCGACGCATATGCATGCCAGAGTGCCGCGTAATCGCCGAACAGGCGATCGACGGGAAAATTCGAAGCGAACATGGCGCGCCCGGCGCCGAAGGCATCGATCGTTTCGAGCACATAAGGGCGCAGGCTTTCGACGCTCCAGTCGTGATCGAACATCGCGAGCCCGCTAATCTTCACGCTGACGTTCTCGCACGCGGCCAGCGCGCGCAACCCATCGCGCCACGCTCGCCAGCCCGCCACGCCGTTGCGGTCGACAAACATGCCCGCGTGATTGACGATGAGTTGAACGCCGGGATGCGCACGCGCCAGCGCGGCGGCTTCTTCCATTTGCGAAGGATAAAGTTGCAAGTCGAAAGAGAAACCGTGACGCTCCAGCAGCGCAAAATGTTCGCGCCAGGCGGCTTCGCGCAGATAGTGGCGTCCCACATAGTCGTACAGCTTGTTCGTGTGGACGTTGAGAATCTGGCGAATGCCGCGCGTGCGAGAAAACGCGGCGTGCGCTTCGAGTATTGCGGGCGCATTCGCGGCGCTCAAATCGCACGCGGCCACGATCGCATTGGGAAAGGAATGCGGCTGGCCATGACGTTCGGCGTCATCGGCAATCGACTGAAGCCAGCGCGTTTCTTCCACCGGATCTTCGGGATCGTGATTCGCCTCGACATGTACGACTTTCAGTACGCTGATATCGCCCGCTTCGCGCACCAGGTTGCTGGGCAAATAGCTGTGTTTGAGGTCGCGCGCGTCGCCGACGAAAGACACGCCGGGATTCGCGAGCCACGGGTAATGATGCGTATCGAGGTCCCAGAAATGAACGTGCGGATCGACGACCTGCATGACATGTTCCTCGGAATGAATGGCCATTAACGCAAATGAAAAACGGGCACGAGCGGCTGCTGCAACGGCACGTTATGCGCATCGGTTGCCATCAGATCGGCCATGTAATCCCACCATTTGCGCATGATGGGCAACTCGGGCAACGCATCCATGGTGTGATCGTCGCGACGATCGAGCACCGCGAACAGATGATGCGTGGCTTCGTCCAGAAAGATCCTGTAATTGCTGACGCCGGCTTCGCGCAGGGCGCTGGCAAGCTCGGGCCAGATTTCGCGGTGACGCCGCTCGTATTCGTCCCGTTTACCGGGATCGAGCTGCATGCGAAACGCGATTGTCTCCATGTTCGTGTCTCCGTCCAGCGTTCTATCGCGTAGGCAACACCTGGCGTTTGCCCTGGCGTCGCGCACGGCTTTTAGCGTGGATTGCGGCAATGTGATCCGACTATAATTCCCGCATCGATAGCCAACCAATCCGATGTTGGGATCGGGCGATACTTAAACCGGATCGCTAGTGCTTACTACGCCATGAATCATCAGACTGCCGCCGTGTCGCTCGTCAACCGTCTGCGCTTCAAGCACCTCGCGCTGCTCGTCGCACTCGACGACTCGCGCAACGTGCATCAGGCCGCCGACGCGATCAACGTCGCGCAACCCAGCGCGAGCCGCATGCTCAGCGACATCGAAGAAGCCTTCGGCTTTCGCCTCTTCGAGCGCAACGCGCGCGGCATGCAGCCCACGGCGCTCGGCGTGGTCACGCTCGCCTACGCGCGCCGCGCGCTTGCCGAACTCACGCGCTTTACCGAAGACCTCGACGTCAAGCGTCGCGGCGGTCACGGCCAACTCACCGTGGGCGCGATCATGGGCGCCGCGCCCGATCTGCTCGCCCAGGCCGTCGCCACGCTCAAGACCGAACGCCCGTTGCTGCACGTGCGCATTCTCGGCGAGACCAGCGACCAGGTCGTGCAATTGCTGCATCGGCGCGAAGTCGACCTGGCGCTCGGCCGCCTGACCACGCCGCTGCAACACAACGACTTCAGCTTCGAACCGCTCGCGCGCGAAACGCTCGTGCTCGTGGTGCGCGCGCGGCATCCGCTGGCGCGCAGCGAACAGGTCACGCTGCCCGAACTGATGGACTGGCCGTGGGTCGCACAACCCATTACGAGCCCCGCGCGCGAACTCTTCGAGGGCGAACTCGCGCGCGCCGGTCTCGGCACGCCTGTCAATCTCACCGAATCCGCCTCGATCTTCGCCACCTTGCAACTGCTCGAAAGCTTCGACGCCGTGGCCATGCTGCCCGAGTCGGTCGTGCGCGATCACGTGCGCGGCAAACTGCTCGTCGTGCTGCCGCTCGAAATCGGCAAGAGCCTGCCCGGCTTCGGCGTACTCACGCGCAAGAGCGAGCCGCTTGCCGAGCCGGCCGAGCACTTCGTCGGCTTGCTGCGGCGTTTTTCGCAGCCGTTCAAAATGGACGATGTCGTGCCCGCCGGCGCGCGCGGTTCCACGCTCCTGGCTCACTGACGTTTCAATGCCTTCGCAATTCATCACGATTGCTCAGGATCACTGAAGGTTCACGAACAGGCCGCCGTCGACGAGCAATGCCGCGCCCGTGACATAGCGCGCCCGGTCCGAGGCGAGGAAAACCACGCATTCGGCCACGTCTTCGGGCGCACCCAGACGACCAAGGGGAATTCGCTTTTCGAAGTACGCACGCTTGCTTTCGTCGCTCAAATCCTCGGCATTGAGATCGGTGGCGATCGTGCCGGGCATCACCGAATTGCAGCGAATGCCATAAGGCCCGAGCGCGATCGCGCACGACTGCATGAGCGAATGCACACCCGCTTTGGTCGGCGTGTAGTGCGTTTGCTCGCCGCCGCCCACGAGCGCGCTGATCGAACTCGTCGCGACAATCGCGCCGCCCGTGCCCTGCTCCTTCATCTGGCGCGCCACCGCCTGCGTCACGTAGAACGCACCGTTCAGATTCACGCCGATCGTGCGTTCGAGCACCGCGGGCGGCATGTCGAGAAACGAATGAAACGGGCAGATGCCGGCATTGCTCGCGAGCACGTCCACCTTGCCGAAGCGTTCCACCGTCTGACGCACGAGATCCACACCGGTTTGCGGCGCGGCCACGTTGCCTTCCACGGCAATGGCGCGGCGCCCCAGGCTTTCGATTTCGTCGAGTACTTCGCCGATAGCGGAACGGCGACCGTACGAGGCGTCGTTATCGCCCCAGTAGTTGATCGCAACGTCCGCGCCTTCGCGTGCGCTCGCCACCGCAATCGCGCGACCGATGCCGCGCGAGCCGCCGGTGACGATCACCACTTTGTCCTTGAGCAGCACGTTCCCCTCCTGCTTGCCGATGTTTTCGATGCCGATGTCGTATGCGCGTGAGTGCGCGCGTTAGTGCGTGTAAGGCCGCGCGAGCTTGCAGTCCGGACTCAGGCGCACACCGAACCCCGGTGTGTCCGGCACTTTCAGGCGGCCTTTCACCGGCACCGGCTCGTCGAGCAGCAGCGGCGTGAACATGGGCACGACCTTGTCGGCCTTGGGCGCCATCATCAGGAACTCCGCGAACGGCGAGTTATGGCGCGTGACGACGAAGTGATAGCTGTACACCGACGAACCATGCGGCACCACGAGCACGTTGTGCGCGTCCGCCAGCGCCGAGATCTTGATGAGTTCGGTCATGCCGCCGCACCAGTTCACGTCGGGCTGGATCAGATCGCAGCAGCCCATTTCGAGCAGCATGCGAAAGCCCCAGCGCGTGGCTTCGTGTTCGCCCGTGGAGACCATCATGCCGCGCGGCACGTTGCGGCGCAGTTCGGCATAGCCCCAGTAATCGTCGGGCGGCAGGCATTCCTCGATCCACTTGAGATCGTATTCGTGCGCCGCGTGCGCGAGGCGCGTGGCGTAGCGCACGTCGAGGCTCATCCAGCAGTCGTACATCAGCCAGAAGTCGTCGCCCACGCGCTCGCGCATCGTCGCCAGCAGCTCGATGTTTTTCCTGAGGCCTTCCTCACCTTCCGCGGGGCTGTGAAGCAACGGCAATTTTCCGCCGATAAAGCCCATTTCCTTCGCGAGATCGGGGCGCGCGCCGGTCGCGTAGAACTGCAGCTCGTCGCGCACGGGACCGCCCAGCAGTTGATAAACCGGCTCCTCGCGCAGTTTGCCGAGCAGGTCCCACAGCGCGAGATCGACGCCGGAAATCGTGTTGAGCACAACGCCCTTACGGCCGTAATAGAGCGTTGCGTAATACATCTGATCCCACATCTTTTCGATGTCGGTCACGCGCTGACCTTCGAGAAAGCGCGCCAGATGCTTCTCCACGATGAACGCGCCGATCTCGCCGCCCGTCGTCACGGCGAAGCCCACGGTGCCGTCGCTCGCCTCCACTTCCACCACGAGCGTGCCTAGCACGTCGATGCCGAACGAGCGCCGACTCTGGCGATACTCCGGATAGCGCGCCATCGGCGTGGAAATGTGGTCGTCGATCCAGTGACCGTCGGGCTGGTCGTGGTAGTCGGCGCCACCGCCGCGCACCGTGAACGCCCGCACGTGTTTGATGGTTGGCATGGCCATGTGAGCTTGCTCCTGTGTGATGGATTAGCGCACGCGCGACGCGGGCGGCTCGAACGAGCCGGCTTCCCGCGCACGAACGCGTGGCACGACGATGAAGACGAGCAGCGCGGCCGCGAGGCTCGCGAGCCCGAGTAATTCGAGTCCGGCTGCATGCGAGGCGAAGCTACGGTCGGCGGCGGCGCGCAACATCGGCGCGAAGAAGCCGCCCAGACCGCCGAGCGAATTGATGAGGGCGATGCCGCTCGCCGAAGCGACACCGGCCAGATCGCGCGCGGGAAACGTCCAGAACAACGGCTGCGCCGCGATAAAGCCGCTGGCCGCGCAACAGAGCCCGAGCATGGCGACGACCGCGCCAATCGAGCCGCCCGCACTGCCCGCGATGCCCGAGACGGCAATGCCGAGCCCCGACATCACGAGCAGGCGCACGGTCCACGCGCGGTGGCTGCCCACGCGGTCGGCGCGGCGCGGTACGAACCAGGTGAGCGCCACGGCGCACAGCCACGGCACCGCCGCGAGCAGCCCCACTTTCAAGCCGACTTTCGCCCCGACGATGGACGCCACCTGCTGCGGCAGGAAGAAAATCACGCCGTACACGCTCATTTGAATCAGCGCGTAGATCACGGCATACATGAGCACGCGACGATCGAGCAACGCGGCGAACGCGTCGCGGGGACCGTGCGCGGCGGCTTCGTGTGCGTCGAGGCGAATGGCGGCGGCGAGCGCGCGGCGCTCGTCGGCTTCGAGCCAGCTCGCGTCTTCGGGCTTATCGACGAGATACCAGTACGCCCACACGCCGACGATGGACGCGAGTGCACCTTCCACGAGAAAGAGCCACTTCCATCCCGCCAGCCCGAAAGTGCCGTGCAAATCGATCAGGAATCCCGACAATGGGCCGCCGAAGATGAACGCCAGCGGCGCGCCGAAATAAAACACCCCGATCGCTCGCGCCCGCGCCGACTGCGGAAACCACTGCGTGAGGTAATAGATGATGCCGGGAAAGAAGCCCGCTTCGGCTACGCCCAGCAAAAAGCGCAGCGCATAGAACGAGGTGGGCGACTGCACCCACGCCATGGCAGCGGAGACGAGCCCCCACGTGACCATGATGCGGCACATCCAGATGCGCGCGCCCACGCGATGCAGCGCGAGATTGCTCGGCACTTCGAACAACGCGTAGCCGATGAAAAACACGCCCGCGCCAAAGGCGAACGCGGCATCCGAAAGTCCGGTGTCGCCTTGCAGGGCTTTTTGCGCGAAGCCGATATTCGCGCGATCGAGAAACGCGAGCACGTACATCAAGAGCAGGAACGGCAGGAGGCGGTGCATGGCCTTACGGCCGGCGGCCTCCGCCAACGGGAATGCCTCGGACATCAGTGTCTCCTGTCGACCAGAGTTAGCGCTTTAGCGCTTACTCTGGTCCCATGCAAAGCTGTCGACCCGAGTTAGCACTTCAGTGCTTACTCGGGTCCCATGCAAAGCTGTCGACCCGAGTTAGCGTGTCGACCAGAGTTGGCGCTTTAGCGCTTACTCTGGTCCCAAAGCGCTTACTCGGGTCCCATGCAGAGCTGTCGACCCGAGTTGGCGCTTCAGTGCTTACTCGGGTCCCATGCAAAGCTGTCGAACTGCCGCTCGACGCTTGTCTTTATCGTTTGCGCCGTTGTCGTGCGTCATCGCATCAATGCATCCGCCCATCAATACGTCGCGCGACCACCCGAAAGATCGAACACCGACCCCGTGCTGAATGCGCAATCCTCCGAGCAAAGCCACACGATCATCGCGGCCGCTTCGTCGGGCATGAGAAAGCGATTCATCGGAATCTTCGAGAGCATGTAATCGATATGCTGCTGCGACATCGAATCGAAAATCTCGGTTTTCGCCGCGGCAGGCGTCACCGCATTGACGAGAATGTTCTTCGTCGCCAGTTCCTTGCCGAGCGATTTGGTCAAACCGATCAAACCGGCCTTCGACGCGCTGTAGTGCGAGGCATTCGGATTGCCTTCCTTGCCCGCCACCGAAGCGATATTCACGATGCGCCCATAGCCTTGCTCGAGCATGCGCGGCACGACCGCGCGACACGTGAGGTACGAGCCGATCAGATTCACGTCGATCACGCGGCGCCATACTTCCACCGGCAATTCCCACGTGAGACCGTTGCCGCCCGTAATGCCCGCGCTGTTCACGAGCGCATGAATGCCGCCGTGCGTTTGCGCCGTTTGCTGGGCGGCCGCCTCCACCGAGGCTTCATCGGTCAATTCGACTTTCACCGCGGATACCGTGCCCAGGTCCGACAACTCCTTGCGCGAGCGTTCGAGCCGTTCCGCGTCGACATCCCAGAGCGCGACCGCCGCGCCGGAGCGCAACGCGCGTTGCGCCACCGCATAGCCGATACCGCGCGCGCCGCCCGTCACCACCATCACGCGATTGTTCAAATCGATCTGATTCATTGCGACTGTCTCCTTATGCGTTGGCCGGTGCGGCCACGGTGCGTTGCCGTTGTTCGCCGAGCCCGCTCACGCTCAAGCGCATGGTTTGACCCGCATGCAAATACACGGGCGCGGGCTTTTGCCCCATGCCGACGCCAGGCGGCGTACCCGTCGAAATCACGTCGCCGGGCTGCAAACTCATGAACTGGCTGATATAGGAAACGACCGTGGCGACGTCGAAGATCATCGTGCGCGTATTGCCGTTTTGATAGCGCTTGCCGTCCACTTCCAGCCACATGTCGAGCGCCTGCGGATCGGCAATTTCATCGCGCGTGACGAGCCAGGGGCCGAGCGGCGCGAACGTGTCGTAGCTCTTGCCTTTGTCCCACTGGCCGCCGCGTTCGATTTGCCACGCGCGCTCCGAAACGTCGTTGACCACGCAATAGCCGGCCACGTAATCGAGCGCGCGCTCGCGCGACACGTTGCGCGCTTCCTCGCCGATCACCACGCCAAGCTCGACTTCCCAGTCGACTTTTTGCGCGCCCGGCGGAATCAAGACGTCGTCGTGGGGACCGCAGATCGCACTGGTTGCCTTGAAGAACAGCACTGGCTCCGTGGGCACGGGCATATTCGATTCGGCGGCGTGATCGGAATAATTGAGGCCTACGCACACGATCTTGCCGACCTGGCCCACGCACGGCCCAAGGCGCACATCGGTGGGAACGAGCGGCAGCGCGTCGAGATCGAGCGCCGCGAGCCGGCGCAGATTGGCGGTGGCGAGGCCGTTGCCGGCCACATCGGGCAGCGCGCCCGAAAGATCGCGTATGCGTCCGGCATGATCGATGACTCCGGGCTTTTCATTGCCCTGACTGCCCCAACGGACCAGCTTCATGCGGTGTCTCCATCTGTTGGAATCTCTTGTGCACCCAATATAGGCGCGCAGCGATAGCCGAACAATCCGAAACACGCATGACCCGATAGCGAAACCGGATCGCACCCTTTTCCGCGCACGTTATTTACATCGTACAAAAGAAAAAGCCCGCTTTCGCGGGCTTTGTTCAATGCCATGCGCATGACTGCGCAACAGCGGCCTCAATGCAGTGCATGCAAATAATGGTAGAGACCGGCCGCGGCCACGCCGCCCGCCAGCGGACCCATGACGGGAATCCAGGCGTAGCGCCAGTCGCTGTCGCGCTTGCCGGGGATCGGCAGCAACGCGTGCATGATGCGCGGCGATAGATCGCGCGCGGGACTCATGGCGTAACCCGTGGGGCCGCCCAGCGAAATGCCGATACCGAGCACGAGCAGACCGACCGGCAACGCGTCGAGCGCGCCCAGCCCCACTTGCGGCGAAGCCAGATACAGCACGCCGAGAATCAGCACAAAGGTGCAGATCGCCTCGGTGAGCACGTTGTGCTTGACGCAGCGAATGGCCGGCGCGGTGCAGAACACGGCGAGCTTGATGTCGGGGTCCGCTTCGTTGGCGAAATGCTGGCGATACGCGAGCCAGACGAGCAATGCACCCGCCATGCCGCCGAGCATTTGCGCGGCGATATAGCCGCCCACTTTCGACCAGGCGAATTTGCCCGCCAGCGCAAGACTGATCGTGACGATGGGGTTCAAATGCGCACCGCTGAACGAGGCCGTCACATAAACGGCCACGAACACGGCCATGCCCCAGCCCATCACGATGACGATGAGGTCGGCGCCTTTGCCTTTGGTTTTCGCGAGCAGTACGTTGGCGACCGCGCCGTTACCGAGCAGCACGAGGATAGCCGTGCCGATGAATTCCGCAATATAGGGTGACATGTTAGTTGATTCGTCTCTCTGCCCGCACGATGCGGGTGCCTTGCGGCCATGCCACAAGTTGCGCCCGCAACCGTTTTTCGGGTTATTAATAGTTCGTTATGCCTGGTTAATACCGATTCTGCCGATCAAACGGGCAGCGCTTCCCGACACGCTCAGTGCGAATCGTCGGCCCAGGTTTTTGCCGCGCGCACCGCACGCTGCCAGCCCGCACGGCATGCGTCCACACGCGCCGACTCCATCGCGGGCGTGAAGCGCGCACCCAGCTTCCACTGGCTCTGCAGTTCATCCACGTTTTGCCAGTAGCCGGTGGCAAGGCCCGCCAGATAGGCCGCGCCCAGGGCCGTGGTTTCGGTGATCTTCGGACGCACCGCGTCCACGCCGAGCAGATCGGCCTGGAATTGCATGAGCAGATTGTTCGCGCTCGCGCCACCGTCCACGCGCAATTCGCCCACGCTGATTCCCGAGTCGGCTTCCATGGCGGCGAGCACGTCGAGCGACTGATACGCGATCGCGTCGAGCGCCGCGCGCGCGAGATGCGCCGAGGTCGTGCCGCGCGTCACGCCGAACAAGGTGCCGCGCGCGTGCGCGTTCCAGTGCGGCGCACCGAGGCCCGCGAAGGCCGGCACGAGATAGACGCCGTCGGTATGCGGCACGCTGGCAGCCAGCGCTTCGATCTCCGAAGCGGTCTTGATGATGCCGAGACCGTCGCGCAGCCACTGCACCACCGCACCCGCGATGAAGATGCTGCCTTCGAGCGCGTAATTGACCTCGTCGCCGATCTGCCACGCAATGGTCGTGACGAGATTGTTCTTCGACTCGATAGGCTTCGCGCCCGTGTTCATCATCAGGAAACAACCCGTGCCGTAGGTGTTCTTCACCATGCCCGAGTTCGTGCACATCTGGCCGAACAGCGCGGCCTGCTGATCGCCCGCGATGCCCGCGAGCGGAATCTTCGAGGCGAACACCGTGGTCTTGGTCGGACCATAGACCTCCGACGACGACCGCACTTCCGGCAGCATGCTGCGCGGGATTTCGAGCGCGTCGAGCAACTCGTCGTCCCACTCGCGCGTATGGATGTTGAACAGCATCGTACGCGACGCATTGGTCACGTCGGTGATATGCAGTTCGTGCTTCGTGAAGTTCCACACGAGCCAGCTATCCACCGTGCCGAAGGCGAGCTTGCCCTGGCGCGCTTTCTCGCGCGCGCCCGGCACGTTGTCGAGAATCCAGCGGATTTTCGTGGCGGAGAAGTACGAGTCGATCGGCAGGCCCGTTTTGGCGCGCACCTTTTCTTCGAGTCCGCGCGCCTTGAGCGTGTCGCAGAAGTCGGCGGTGCGGCGGTCTTGCCAGACGATCGCGTTATAGACGGGCTGCCCCGTTTCGCGGTCCCACACGATGGTGGTTTCGCGCTGGTTCGTAATGCCGATCGCGGCGATATTGGTGCCGTTCAGGCCCGCGCGCGTGACGGCTTCGGCGGCCACGCCCGCCTGCGTCGACCAGATTTCCTGCGGATTGTGCTCGACCCAGCCCGGTTGCGGATAAATCTGCTCGAACTCTTTTTGCGCGATGGAAACGATATTGCCTTCGCGGTCGAACAGCATGGCGCGGGAACTGGTCGTGCCCTGATCGAGCGCGAGAATGTACTTTTCCTGCATGTCTCTTATCTCCGTTGTACTCGTTGTGATTTCGCACGGCGCAGCTGGCGCCATGCTTAGGGATACGAATGAATTCGCGGATTCAATGCGACGCGGCTTCGCTCACGCAAGCCGTTGCAAACCAGCGGTCGATGGCCGCGCCGACTTCGGCGATCGTGCCGGGCTCGACGTGCAGACCGAGCTTCGAGCGGCGCCACAATACGTCTTCGGCGCGCGTGGCCCATTCGGCGTCGCGCAGGTAGCGCAACTCCGCTTCGTAGATGCCCGGAGCGACTTCTGTGCCGAGATCTGCGAGCGCCTGCGCCGGGCCGATCACTCGCTCCGCGCGTGTGCCATAAGCGCGCGCATAACGGCGCGTCAACGCGACGGGCAGCCAGGCGTGCCGCTTCGCGAATGCTTGCGCGAACGGTTCGAAACGCGCGTTCGCGATATCGCCGCCGGGCAGCGCTTCGTGCGCCGTCCAGGTGTTCGCCTCGTGCCCGAGTGCGCCGCACAGTAAGCCGGCGGCCTCTTCCGCGAGCTTGCGGAAGGTCGTGATCTTGCCGCCGAACACCGAGAGCAACGGCGCACCGGCCGTGTTGTCCAGTTCGAGCTTGTAGTCGCGCGTGACGGCGGACGCGTTCGCCGCGCCCTCTTCCTCGAGCAGCGGACGCACGCCCGAGTAAGTCCATTGCACGTCGGCGGGCGAGATATGGCGCTTGAAATAGCGGTTGATCGATTCGCAGAGGTAACGCGTTTCGTCGCCGTCGATCGACACCTTCGCGGGGTCGCTGCGATATTCCACGTCGGTCGTGCCGATCAGCGTGAAGTCGTGTTCGTACGGAATCGCGAAGATGATGCGCTTGTCCGGGTTCTGGAAGATGTACGCGTGATCGTGTTCGAACAGACGCTTCGTCACGATATGGCTGCCCTTCACGAGCCGCACGCTATGCCGCGCCTCGCGGCCGAGCGCGCCGTGCAGCACTTCGCCCACCCACGGTCCGGCCGCGTTCGCCACGGCGCGCGCGCGCACGTCGAACGTGCTGCCGTCGGCGCGACGCAGCAGCGCCTGCCATTCGCCGTTGTTACGCTGCGCCGAAACCAGCTTCGTGCGCGTGAGGATGGTCGCGCCACGCTCCTTCGCGTCGAGCGCATTGAGCACGACGAGGCGCGCGTCGTCCACCCAACCGTCCGAATACACGAAGCCGCGACGGATCGAGTCGATCAGCGGCGCGCCCGCCGCATGACGGCGCATGTCGATGCCGCGCGAACCAGGCAGCAGCTCGCGTTTAGCCAGATGATCGTAAAGGAACAAGCCCATGCGAATGAGCCACGCGGGCCGCAAGTTCGGCATGTGCGGCATCACGAAGCGCAACGGCCACATGATGTGCGGCGCCGCGCGCAGCAGCGTCTCGCGCTCTTGCAGCGCCTTGCGCACGAGGCCGAATTCCTTGTATTCGAGGTAACGCAGGCCGCCGTGAATCAGCTTCGTGCTTGCCGAAGACGTGTGCGACGCCAGATCGTCCTGCTCGCACAGCAGCACCGAAAGCCCGCGCCCGGCGGCGTCGCGCGCGATACCCGCGCCGTTGATGCCGCCGCCCACGACGAGCAGATCGTACCGGTTCTCTTGATTCACCCTGCTGGTTCCCAAAAAGAAAGCGAACGTCAAAATGTTCGAATTCGAAATTTATCGAACATTTTCGAAAAAGTAAAGACGACTATCGACGCGATAGCGTGGGAACTTTGGGCGCAAACGAAAATGGAGACAGATTAAATCGAAAAAAAACGAACGTCG is a window encoding:
- a CDS encoding MFS transporter; the protein is MSEAFPLAEAAGRKAMHRLLPFLLLMYVLAFLDRANIGFAQKALQGDTGLSDAAFAFGAGVFFIGYALFEVPSNLALHRVGARIWMCRIMVTWGLVSAAMAWVQSPTSFYALRFLLGVAEAGFFPGIIYYLTQWFPQSARARAIGVFYFGAPLAFIFGGPLSGFLIDLHGTFGLAGWKWLFLVEGALASIVGVWAYWYLVDKPEDASWLEADERRALAAAIRLDAHEAAAHGPRDAFAALLDRRVLMYAVIYALIQMSVYGVIFFLPQQVASIVGAKVGLKVGLLAAVPWLCAVALTWFVPRRADRVGSHRAWTVRLLVMSGLGIAVSGIAGSAGGSIGAVVAMLGLCCAASGFIAAQPLFWTFPARDLAGVASASGIALINSLGGLGGFFAPMLRAAADRSFASHAAGLELLGLASLAAALLVFIVVPRVRAREAGSFEPPASRVR
- a CDS encoding SDR family NAD(P)-dependent oxidoreductase, which encodes MNQIDLNNRVMVVTGGARGIGYAVAQRALRSGAAVALWDVDAERLERSRKELSDLGTVSAVKVELTDEASVEAAAQQTAQTHGGIHALVNSAGITGGNGLTWELPVEVWRRVIDVNLIGSYLTCRAVVPRMLEQGYGRIVNIASVAGKEGNPNASHYSASKAGLIGLTKSLGKELATKNILVNAVTPAAAKTEIFDSMSQQHIDYMLSKIPMNRFLMPDEAAAMIVWLCSEDCAFSTGSVFDLSGGRATY
- a CDS encoding fumarylacetoacetate hydrolase family protein, producing MKLVRWGSQGNEKPGVIDHAGRIRDLSGALPDVAGNGLATANLRRLAALDLDALPLVPTDVRLGPCVGQVGKIVCVGLNYSDHAAESNMPVPTEPVLFFKATSAICGPHDDVLIPPGAQKVDWEVELGVVIGEEARNVSRERALDYVAGYCVVNDVSERAWQIERGGQWDKGKSYDTFAPLGPWLVTRDEIADPQALDMWLEVDGKRYQNGNTRTMIFDVATVVSYISQFMSLQPGDVISTGTPPGVGMGQKPAPVYLHAGQTMRLSVSGLGEQRQRTVAAPANA
- a CDS encoding MIP/aquaporin family protein, with product MSPYIAEFIGTAILVLLGNGAVANVLLAKTKGKGADLIVIVMGWGMAVFVAVYVTASFSGAHLNPIVTISLALAGKFAWSKVGGYIAAQMLGGMAGALLVWLAYRQHFANEADPDIKLAVFCTAPAIRCVKHNVLTEAICTFVLILGVLYLASPQVGLGALDALPVGLLVLGIGISLGGPTGYAMSPARDLSPRIMHALLPIPGKRDSDWRYAWIPVMGPLAGGVAAAGLYHYLHALH
- the glpK gene encoding glycerol kinase GlpK translates to MQEKYILALDQGTTSSRAMLFDREGNIVSIAQKEFEQIYPQPGWVEHNPQEIWSTQAGVAAEAVTRAGLNGTNIAAIGITNQRETTIVWDRETGQPVYNAIVWQDRRTADFCDTLKARGLEEKVRAKTGLPIDSYFSATKIRWILDNVPGAREKARQGKLAFGTVDSWLVWNFTKHELHITDVTNASRTMLFNIHTREWDDELLDALEIPRSMLPEVRSSSEVYGPTKTTVFASKIPLAGIAGDQQAALFGQMCTNSGMVKNTYGTGCFLMMNTGAKPIESKNNLVTTIAWQIGDEVNYALEGSIFIAGAVVQWLRDGLGIIKTASEIEALAASVPHTDGVYLVPAFAGLGAPHWNAHARGTLFGVTRGTTSAHLARAALDAIAYQSLDVLAAMEADSGISVGELRVDGGASANNLLMQFQADLLGVDAVRPKITETTALGAAYLAGLATGYWQNVDELQSQWKLGARFTPAMESARVDACRAGWQRAVRAAKTWADDSH
- the glpD gene encoding glycerol-3-phosphate dehydrogenase, whose protein sequence is MNQENRYDLLVVGGGINGAGIARDAAGRGLSVLLCEQDDLASHTSSASTKLIHGGLRYLEYKEFGLVRKALQERETLLRAAPHIMWPLRFVMPHMPNLRPAWLIRMGLFLYDHLAKRELLPGSRGIDMRRHAAGAPLIDSIRRGFVYSDGWVDDARLVVLNALDAKERGATILTRTKLVSAQRNNGEWQALLRRADGSTFDVRARAVANAAGPWVGEVLHGALGREARHSVRLVKGSHIVTKRLFEHDHAYIFQNPDKRIIFAIPYEHDFTLIGTTDVEYRSDPAKVSIDGDETRYLCESINRYFKRHISPADVQWTYSGVRPLLEEEGAANASAVTRDYKLELDNTAGAPLLSVFGGKITTFRKLAEEAAGLLCGALGHEANTWTAHEALPGGDIANARFEPFAQAFAKRHAWLPVALTRRYARAYGTRAERVIGPAQALADLGTEVAPGIYEAELRYLRDAEWATRAEDVLWRRSKLGLHVEPGTIAEVGAAIDRWFATACVSEAASH